A window of the Aspergillus flavus chromosome 6, complete sequence genome harbors these coding sequences:
- a CDS encoding putative C6 transcription factor: MLIRKRPQAERKATEGHGLEDLEESCSPPLFGPTPSTPSLSSTPHQGTLPYNPTSAGVHEVHDSSSEAEYEGESLLFAHAVFASRFLQNAIDSTTNPELAQEMQAALDGLKTAVHSGNQQSHTLGTFYPHAKAIPSGSTTRNLPLPSMDKVFMCLRMARECPQVATLWLGDYIRPSQFNDYFIKIVSPGSATEADMIIVHCGLYWLFCECSKAVPDEDTKRDYDAQAFLCAANLETVLANLRFHQPTDLDFAYAMGMASLYCLQKNKPSAAWSFIRSASHMVQALGLQHDVPAGTEGPETKAQKRHLFSTIYVTEKMLSLRLGRPSTFRDQDITLSHFGMERPSGSFLAELAPGWINMASIQGRIYDDIYSPGALRQPPDVRTSRARALAAELRTVMQQSQDIHNQYGANKGHVLGLDFHEIARRSDRVIGLSMLTLIYRSIPPEKPSMSAFCQECIDAARDTLREHDLCVALITRARGKTVFLEAYINWTITQSPFIPFIILFCHIIETSEAADLQHMKGLVETLESASNSRVHSTCSKQRRLFRALYDVAAQYVEIRSRANGGRGGMSWSVTRQQYADAFSSATSNGLGFSTLDSGGTVGALGTMNPADASGPMASHDKANGDRVGLVDGLVEPMELQNTAFGDIDIEVDYSGAQLWDWFNKNQAIMRMLEDT; the protein is encoded by the exons GAGGAGTCCTGCTCGCCCCCTTTGTTCGGACCAACGCCATCAACTCCCTCACTCAGCTCTACGCCACACCAAGGCACCCTGCCGTACAATCCTACCAGCGCAGGTGTTCATGAAGTGCATGACAGCTCTTCTGAAGCAGAGTATGAGGGCGAATCGTTGCTTTTCGCTCACGCCGTCTTCGCTAGTCGTTTTCTGCAGAATGCCATTGACAGTACGACTAACCCCGAGCTCGCGCAGGAGATGCAAGCCGCCCTGGACGGCCTCAAGACTGCCGTTCATTCTGGGAACCAACAGTCCCATACGCTCGGTACCTTCTATCCTCATGCTAAGGCGATCCCATCCGGCTCGACGACCCGCAACCTCCCTCTACCATCTATGGACAAGGTGTTCATGTGCTTGCGTATGGCCAGAGAATGCCCGCAAGTGGCCACGCTATGGTTGGGGGACTATATTAGACCCAGCCAGTTCAACGACTATTTTATCAAGATCGTATCGCCTGGTTCCGCTACTGAAGCCGACATGATCATCGTTCATTGCGGTCTTTACTGGCTGTTTTGCGAATGCTCCAAAGCCGTCCCCGACGAAGACACGAAGCGAGATTACGACGCGCAGGCTTTCCTATGCGCAGCGAACCTCGAGACGGTCCTTGCAAACCTTCGCTTTCATCAGCCGACAGATCTAGACTTCGCATATGCGATGGGCATGGCG TCGTTGTACTGCCTTCAGAAGAACAAGCCATCTGCCGCGTGGAGCTTTATCAGGTCAGCCTCGCATATGGTACAGGCTCTTGGCTTGCAACATGATGTTCCTGCAGGCACAGAGGGGCCAGAAACAAAGGCCCAAAAGAGGCACCTGTTTTCCACCATATATGTGACTGAGAAGATGCTGTCCCTACGCCTAGGTCGTCCATCTACCTTCCGAGACCAGGACATCACCCTGAGCCATTTTGGTATGGAGCGTCCCAGTGGTTCTTTCTTGGCCGAATTGGCCCCCGGTTGGATCAACATGGCGAGTATACAGGGCCGGATATACGACGACATCTACAGTCCAGGAGCCCTCCGGCAACCTCCGGACGTCCGGACGTCTCGTGCCCGGGCCCTTGCAGCCGAGTTGAGAACTGTCATGCAACAGTCGCAAGACATCCAC AATCAGTACGGGGCGAACAAAGGGCACGTGTTGGGGCTGGATTTCCACGAAATAGCCAGACGTTCCGACCGAGTCATCGGCCTTTCCATGCTTACGCTCATCTACCGAAGCATCCCCCCGGAGAAGCCATCGATGTCCGCATTTTGTCAAGAATGCATCGATGCCGCTAGGGATACCCTCCGTGAACACGACCTGTGCGTCGCCTTGATTACCAGAGCGCGGGGGAAGACGGTGTTTCTTGAAGCATACATCAATTG GACCATCACTCAATCGCCGTTCATTCCCTTCATCATCCTGTTTTGCCACATCATCGAGACGTCCGAGGCCGCAGACCTCCAGCACATGAAAGGTCTCGTCGAGACGCTTGAGTCTGCATCGAACTCACGCGTCCATAGCACATGCAGCAAGCAACGTCGCCTCTTCCGAGCGTTGTACGACGTCGCAGCCCAGTACGTCGAAATCAGATCCCGCGCGAACGGTGGGCGAGGGGGGATGTCTTGGTCGGTGACTCGACAGCAGTATGCCGATGCATTCTCCAGCGCGACCTCGAACGGTCTGGGGTTTAGTACATTGGACTCTGGGGGAACTGTGGGAGCCCTAGGGACCATGAATCCTGCAGATGCATCTGGTCCCATGGCGTCTCATGACAAAGCCAACGGGGACAGAGTGGGGCTTGTAGATGGGCTGGTCGAGCCTATGGAATTACAGAACACGGCATTTGGTGACATTGACATCGAGGTGGATTACTCGGGAGCTCAACTTTGGGACTGGTTTAACAAGAACCAGGCCATCATGAGGATGCTGGAGGATACATAG
- a CDS encoding cytochrome P450 oxidoreductase GliF has translation MVNEVGTVYWPYVAALAVILMVAHRARRQHTIPAVGDANDSNLLEALKEGSQRYPESCFQIATKDIPTVIVPLKCLSTIAYAPEEKLSLGREVYERLMGRYTKMVKSDHLAEFVRAGLMKNAGNSVALLQEEAERTVSSQIGHCPDWKSVALFPTMVKLVSLHISRSFIQSPLSRNQEWIDLTLDYAISTVTVAGKMSNTHWALRPFKGHFLPETAEMSRQFTRARELLRPTLEARLQQRDEVPNDLMQWIINNYPDQEDDLTLHTRLQLEAVQAATYNLAFQLVHFFYDLLAHPEYLQPLRDEILSVSESCNGHWTPAALSNLRKCDSFLKESQRLNPIGIVSVSRFALSPFRLPGGSTVPAGVSVSAPSMMVNLDDSLWTDPTSFDGYRFEKLRTIKGNEQKFQYASTSASELNWGYGTHACPGRHYASNQIKLMIVSLLSRYEFQFDHEQTDKKAIVERPPNVVDGVRIMPNPQTLVMVRSLGNVNEGCE, from the exons ATGGTGAACGAAGTAGGAACTGTGTATTGGCCGTACGTGGCAGCGCTGGCTGTTATTCTGATGGTAGCTCATCGCGCTCGCCGCCAGCATACGATTCCAGCCGTGGGTGACGCCAATGACTCTAACCTTCTGGAAGCCCTGAAGGAGGGTTCACAGCGT TATCCCGAGTCGTGTTTCCAAATTGCGACTAAAGACATCCCAACCGTGATTGTGCCCCTCAAATGTCTCTCTACCATAGCATACGCCCCGGAAGAGAAGCTGAGCTTGGGCCGCGAAGTATATGAACGCCTCATGGGACGCTATACTAAGATGGTGAAAAGTGACCATCTGGCGGAGTTTGTGCGAGCTGGATTGATGAAAAACGCTGGAAACAGTGTCGCTCTActgcaagaagaagccgaacgGACGGTCTCATCGCAAATTGGTCACTGTCCTG ACTGGAAGTCGGTCGCACTGTTCCCTACCATGGTCAAGCTGGTGTCCTTACACATCAGCCGATCGTTCATTCAGTCACCGCTGTCTCGCAACCAGGAATGG ATCGACCTCACTCTCGACTATGCTATCTCTACTGTGACAGTCGCGGGAAAGATGTCAAACACTCATTGGGCACTGCGACCCTTTAAAGGGCATTTCCTGCCCGAAACAGCAGAGATGAGCCGTCAATTCACACGCGCGAGGGAGCTGTTACGACCAACACTAGAAGCCCGTCTACAGCAGAGAGATGAGGTGCCCAACGACCTCATGCAATGGATTATCAATAACTATCCGGACCAAGAGGATGATTTGACCCTCCATACACGCCTGCAGCTGGAGGCCGTTCAAGCGGCGACCTATAATCTTGCCTTCCAG CTTGTTCATTTCTTCTACGATCTGTTGGCCCACCCGGAATATCTTCAGCCCTTGAGGGATGAAATTCTATCGGTATCAGAATCATGCAACGGCCACTGGACTCCAGCCGCGTTGTCGAACTTGCGGAAATGCGACAGCTTCTTGAAGGAGTCGCAAAGATTGAACCCGATCGGGATTG TGAGCGTGAGTCGCTTTGCACTGTCACCATTCCGACTCCCCGGTGGAAGCACAGTGCCGGCTGGTGTCTCCGTCTCGGCACCATCTATGATGGTAAATTTAGATGACTCGCTTTGGACCGATCCGACATCCTTTGACGGCTACCGATTCGAGAAGTTGCGCACGATCAAGGGTAATGAGCAGAAGTTTCAGTATGCGTCGACGAG TGCATCGGAGTTGAACTGGGGTTACGGCACTCATGCATGCCCTGGCCGTCATTATGCCAGCAATCAGATCAAGCTCATGATTGTGTCCTTGCTTTCCAGATACGAATTTCAGTTTGATCATGAACAAACGGATAAGAAAGCCATAGTTGAGAGGCCTCCGAATGTGGTGGATGGAGTTCGCATCATGCCAAACCCTCAAACGCTGGTAATGGTTCGGTCGCTGGGCAACGTTAATGAGGGTTGTGAATAG
- a CDS encoding putative macrolide phosphotransferase k (macrolide phosphotransferase k): MDQPSPSAEDSQPERQSTGTRGTRFWAVFVSLCFASFVASLDITAITTALPTVTRELDGGENYVWIANSYTLASAVVQPLIGQISNIVGRRNPMIILMCLFALGSGICGGATSTGMMIAGRTVQGLGAGGILLLLEVIVCDLVPLRERAQYVGIALSTCALGISLGPLVGGALVQHATWRWVFYINLPCAGVALVALVLCLNVQHKREVSWGRALARVDWVGNTIFIAAICAIMYALVIGGSVHPWSSYQVLVPLVLGAFGWVLFHIFEASPYCLEPTMPPRLFRNRTSMTAYVLAFLAAMLMQWVVYFLTLFFQTVKGQSTTMSGVDVIPFTGFMIPSAIVGGAIMSKTGVYRPLHWAGFALLSICMGVFSTWDAGTPRAEWVILQCLVGLGHGLLLTSVLPAIQAALPESDNAAATSAYAFLRSFGFVWGVEIPAVVFNGQVDRFISRVHDATVRNKLAHGGAYSLAGTSFLSQLGDEADAVRSIYTDSLRTVWQVGMAFALLGFALVVVEKHIELRTTLETDFGLEGSENRAATSVEGVETGPVSKAQ, from the coding sequence ATGGACCAACCATCGCCGTCGGCAGAGGACAGTCAACCCGAGAGGCAGTCAACTGGCACCCGTGGCACGCGTTTCTGGGCGGTGTTCGTCTCCTTGTGCTTTGCATCCTTCGTGGCCTCGCTCGACATCACCGCTATCACCACTGCATTGCCCACCGTTACACGCGAGCTAGATGGCGGCGAGAACTATGTGTGGATTGCCAACTCATACACGCTGGCGTCGGCCGTCGTGCAGCCCCTGATCGGACAGATCTCCAACATCGTGGGCCGTCGAAATCCCATGATCATCCTCATGTGCTTGTTCGCGCTGGGAAGCGGCATCTGTGGCGGCGCGACGTCCACAGGAATGATGATCGCCGGTCGCACCGTCCAGGGCCTAGGAGCCGGGGGAATTCTTCTGTTGCTGGAGGTCATCGTGTGCGACCTGGTACCGTTGCGCGAACGTGCACAATATGTTGGGATTGCGTTGTCGACATGCGCCTTGGGGATCTCACTCGGCCCGCTGGTGGGAGGCGCCTTGGTTCAGCATGCTACTTGGCGATGGGTCTTCTACATCAATCTTCCCTGTGCTGGTGTGGCCCTTGTGGCTCTGGTTCTGTGTTTGAATGTGCAGCATAAACGGGAGGTCAGCTGGGGACGCGCGTTGGCCCGAGTGGACTGGGTGGGAAATACGATCTTCATTGCGGCCATTTGCGCCATTATGTACGCTCTGGTCATCGGCGGATCAGTCCACCCATGGTCATCGTACCAAGTGTTAGTTCCTCTGGTCCTCGGTGCATTCGGTTGGGTACTCTTTCACATTTTTGAGGCCTCGCCCTATTGCCTCGAACCGACGATGCCCCCACGGCTGTTTCGCAACCGAACCTCCATGACTGCATACGTTCTGGCCTTCCTCGCCGCAATGCTGATGCAATGGGTAGTGTACTTCTTGACCCTGTTCTTCCAGACGGTCAAAGGACAATCCACCACCATGTCCGGTGTAGACGTCATCCCCTTCACGGGGTTCATGATTCCCTCCGCTATCGTGGGTGGCGCTATCATGAGCAAAACAGGCGTCTATCGTCCGTTGCACTGGGCAGGATTTgccctcctctccatctgTATGGGTGTGTTTAGCACCTGGGACGCAGGCACTCCTCGGGCCGAGTGGGTGATCTTGCAATGTCTCGTGGGTCTCGGACATGGATTGCTCTTGACAAGTGTTCTCCCTGCCATTCAAGCTGCGCTCCCGGAGTCTGACAATGCCGCTGCAACGAGTGCCTATGCCTTTCTCCGCAGTTTCGGCTTCGTCTGGGGTGTCGAGATCCCGGCCGTCGTCTTCAACGGCCAGGTGGACCGTTTCATAAGCCGTGTCCACGATGCGACTGTGCGCAACAAACTCGCCCACGGCGGCGCGTATTCCTTGGCGGGTACTTCATTCCTTTCCCAGCTGGGTGATGAAGCAGACGCTGTTCGAAGTATCTACACAGATAGCTTACGGACAGTTTGGCAGGTTGGGATGGCGTTTGCCTTGCTCGGATTCGCCTTGGTCGTGGTGGAGAAGCACATCGAACTGCGCACGACGCTGGAAACGGACTTTGGCCTCGAGGGGTCGGAGAATCGTGCGGCGACATCAGTCGAAGGGGTAGAGACTGGTCCGGTCTCGAAGGCTCAATAG
- a CDS encoding putative benzoate 4-monooxygenase cytochrome P450 (cytochrome P450 monooxygenase) produces the protein MLFSLGPLTIVYGLVIFVVAKTIYNLYLHPLRSYPGPLLARATRWYYSYYVKIGLLPQKTKELHDQYGPCVRIAPDELSYNTAEAWEDICGHRTGQRTESFEKDLTFFPPAPNGVDSIIVAKDDVHRRFRRLLSHPMSDKALGSQQEIITGYVDQLIHELRQRSERSEVVDMVRWFNFTSFDILGDLAFGESFGCLGSGLMHPWIELIFTSIKSVMDMQIIRRVPGLFSLILAIAGLQQKQDLQEQFMFCQKKARERYTKETTRPDFMTYILRATEEKGMTPEEIEANAQILIMAGSETTASALSGTLFYLLKTPTAMQKLRQEIHATFQTEAEITMRSTQSMEYLHAVLQEAMRVYPPVPCTFPRTTPPDGAMVCGRFVPGGYIVGVNQLAAMTSKKNFKDPLKFIPERWCGDERYQEDSRKAYQPFSYGPRNCLGKNLAYAEMRLVLTRLLWNFEFDLLEESKDWHAKQKVWMMWDKGDLKVRLKPLRH, from the exons ATGCTGTTCTCCTTGGGACCTTTGACGATCGTCTACGGT CTGGTTATCTTTGTCGTAGCAAAGACAATTTACAATCTGTACCTCCACCCTCTTCGCTCTTATCCCGGCCCTTTGCTGGCTCGCGCCACTCGCTGGTATTACTCTTACTATGTCAAAATCGGCCTTCTGCCGCAAAAGACAAAGGAATTGCACGATCAATACGGGCCTTGTGTTCGGATTGCCCCGGATGAACTGTCGTATAACACGGCAGAGGCATGGGAGGATATCTGCG GTCACCGAACCGGCCAACGAACCGAAAGCTTTGAAAAGGATTTGACCTTCTTCCCACCTGCTCCGAATGGAGTCGATTCTATT ATCGTCGCCAAAGATGATGTCCACAGACGATTCAGACGTCTCCTGTCTCACCCCATGTCCGATAAGGCGCTGGGAAGCCAACAAGAGATCATCACTGGTTATGTCGACCAATTGATTCACGAACTCCGTCAACGCAGCGAAAGGTCGGAGGTGGTCGATATGGTCCGCTGGTTCAATTTTACCTCCTTCGACATCCTCGGAGACTTAGCGTTCGGCGAGTCGTTCGGCTGTCTGGGCAGCGGTCTGATGCACCCATGGATTGAGCTCATTTTCACGTCCATCAAATCCGTCATGGATATGCAGATTATCCGGCGCGTCCCCGGTCTGTTTTCGCTAATCCTTGCTATTGCCGGactgcagcagaagcaagaTCTGCAGGAGCAATTCATGTTTTGTCAGAAGAAGGCCCGCGAGCGATATACGAAAGAGACCACCCGGCCGGATTTTA TGACCTACATTCTCCGTGCAacggaagaaaagggcatGACGCCGGAGGAAATTGAAGCCAATGCGCAGATCCTCATCATGGCTGGCAGTGAAACCACGGCCTCAGCTCTCTCCG GAACCCTGTTTTATCTGCTGAAAACCCCAACGGCCATGCAGAAACTTCGCCAGGAAATCCATGCCACCTTCCAAACTGAAGCAGAAATTACCATGCGCTCCACCCAATCCATGGAATATTTGCATGCTGTTCTGCAGGAGGCAATGCGCGTCTATCCCCCGGTCCCCTGTACGTTCCCTCGGACCACTCCCCCTGACGGGGCGATGGTTTGTGGTAGATTTGTTCCGGGGGGATATATCGTGGGAGTCAACCAGCTGGCTGCCATGACTTCAAAGAAGAACTTCAAGGACCCTTTGAAATTTATCCCAGAGCGGTGGTGCGGCGATGAGCGATACCAGGAGGACTCTCGCAAGGCCTACCAGCCCTTTTCGTACGGACCTCGGAACTGTCTAGGGAAGAA CCTGGCATATGCTGAAATGCGTCTCGTTCTCACGCGGTTATTATGGAATTTTGAGTTCGATCTGTTAGAGGAGTCGAAGGATTGGCATGCGAAGCAGAAGGTCTGGATGATGTGGGACAAGGGAGATTTGAAGGTTCGGTTAAAGCCATTAAGGCATTGA
- a CDS encoding P-loop containing nucleoside triphosphate hydrolase protein, whose amino-acid sequence MQLAVLTLALCWAYPVTIYISYLLSRLGIALYRKHKDSTTGAWYEKHRKAAFTAIFWLQLVQCFDLAISITITGYAMNISPQVEAWWVDKEFLASNIAVFMFLAAGLLPDPDVPFSPSLSHSHAWIAGIIMEALQLAMFCNQQSPVSVLSRVEYLQLGLVMVRLVLFVAMVALYFQPMYAWSRIQLDETEPLLGEVDSKPVRDAQHGGWLDYVVGFSTLFPFLWPSDSRRLQLRAIFCFVLLVIQRVVNILVPHQLGIVVAHLGSGTIPYQKIAIYIALRALQGQQGVIGSIRALLWIPVSQSTYRRLTSSAFEHVLSLSLEFHLGKRIGEVMSALSKGSALNTFLDGLVFQLFPMVADLWIAALYFLIQFDAFYSLIVITVTWLYLFVTIYMAKYRGRARREMVNREREMEAAKTDALMSYETVHHNSAVPHEINRFNRLVQAFQKAEYFVFFSLNLLNATQNLLFTAGVAIVCLLCAYQISADMQQVAMFVTLLTYLAQLQAPLNFFGSFYTQVQNNLVDAERMLALFKEKPLVQDRDGAIDLNTCAGRVEFTHVNFAYDERRPALQDVSFTVEPGTSTAIVGESGSGKSTILKLLFRFYDVAAGSVRFDGVDARDMTIASLRSHLGVVPQDTILFNDTLLYNLLYARPQATMEEVYAACRAASIHDRIMSFPDGYETKVGERGLRLSGGEKQRIAIARTFLRSPQILLLDEATASLDSQTERQIQGALDNIAKGRTTITIAHRLSTITKANQIIVLHQGRIVEKGTHEELLAANGMYSQMWAKQTKAKEKKDSNATLVEVA is encoded by the exons ATGCAGCTGGCAGTGCTGACACTGGCCCTGTGCTGGGCATATCCAGtgactatttatatttcctATCTCCTTTCAAGGTTAGGGATTGCCTTGTACCGGAAGCACAAAGATAGCACCACAGGCGCCTGGTATGAAAAGCATCGGAAAGCTGCGTTTACGGCCATCTTCTGGCTGCAGCTCGTACAATGTTTCGACCTG GCAATTTCCATTACCATCACTGGATATGCAATGAATATCAGTCCTCAGGTGGAGGCTTGGTGGGTTGACAAAGAGTTCTTG GCATCGAATATCGCGGTGTTCATGTTCCTGGCCGCAGGCTTGCTTCCAGATCCCGACGTGCCGTTTTCACCATCTCTGTCGCATTCTCATGCATGGATTGCAGGGATTATCATGGAGGCGCTTCAACTGGCGATGTTCTGTAACCAACAAAGTCCAGTCTCTGTTCTCTCGAGAGTTGAGTACCTTCAACTGGGACTGGTCATGGTGCGACTGGTCCTGTTCGTCGCCATGGTTGCGTTGTACTTCCAGCCCATGTACGCATGGTCGCGGATCCAGCTGGATGAAACCGAGCCGTTACTGGGGGAAGTGGATTCGAAGCCGGTCCGAGATGCGCAGCATGGTGGATGGCTGGACTATGTCGTTGGGTTCAGCACATTGTTCCCATTCTTATG GCCATCTGATTCCCGACGCTTGCAACTAAGAGCCATCTTCTGTTTCGTTCTGCTCGTCATTCAACGGGTGGTGAATATCCTGGTTCCCCATCAACTCGGAATTGTCGTGGCCCACCTGGGTTCCGGCACGATCCCGTACCAGAAGATTGCCATCTACATTGCCTTGCGCGCACTTCAAGGACAGCAAGGAGTGATTGGATCCATTCGTGCCCTTCTGTGGATCCCCGTCAGCCAGTCGACGTACCGACGACTCACCTCCTCTGCGTTCGAGCATGTTCTTTCGTTATCCCTCGAATTCCACCTGGGCAAGCGCATCGGAGAGGTCATGAGCGCACTGAGCAAAGGAAGTGCGCTCAATACCTTCCTTGACGGACTGGTATTCCAGCTGTTTCCCATGGTCGCCGATCTGTGGATTGCTGCGCTGTACTTCTTGATCCAGTTCGACGCCTTCTACTCTCTGATTGTAATTACCGTGACTTGGCTCTACCTCTTTGTAACGATCTATATGGCCAAGTATCGTGGCCGCGCGCGCCGAGAGATGGTGAACCGGGAGCGTGAGATGGAGGCAGCGAA GACGGATGCCCTGATGTCCTATGAGACAGTTCATCACAATTCGGCCGTTCCCCATGAGATCAACCGCTTTAACCGCCTCGTGCAAGCTTTCCAAAAAGCCGAGtacttcgtcttcttctccctcaaCCTGCTCAACGCCACCCAGAACTTGCTCTTCACGGCAGGAGTGGCGATCGTCTGCTTACTGTGCGCGTATCAGATCTCCGCAGACATGCAGCAAGTCGCCATGTTTGTCACGCTACTCACCTACTTGGCTCAACTCCAAGCTCCATTGAACTTCTTCGGAAGCTTCTACACCCAGGTCCAGAATAATCTTGTCGACGCTGAGCGAATGCTTGCCTTG TTCAAAGAAAAGCCTCTGGTCCAGGATCGCGATGGTGCGATTGACCTCAACACTTGCGCCGGTCGCGTGGAGTTCACCCATGTGAACTTTGCATACGATGAGCGCCGTCCGGCATTGCAGGATGTGAGTTTCACCGTCGAGCCTGGAACATCCACCGCTATCGTAGGAGAGAGTGGGAGCGGCAAGTCCACGATCTTGAAGCTCTTGTTCCGGTTTTATGATGTCGCCGCGGGCTCCGTTCGATTTGACGGCGTCGATGCCCGGGATATGACCATCGCCAGCTTGAGAAGCCACCTCGGCGTTGTCCCACAGGACACAATTCTCTTCAATGATACGTTGCTATACAACTTACTGTATGCTCGACCTCAGGCGACGATGGAAGAAGTCTATGCGGCGTGTCGTGCAGCCAGCATCCACGACCGGATCATGAGCTTCCCCGACGGTTATGAGACCAAGGTTGGCGAGCGAGGATTGCGACTGTCCGGTGGAGAGAAACAGAGA ATCGCGATTGCCCGGACATTCCTCCGCTCGCCGCAAATTCTGCTTCTCGATGAAGCGACGGCCTCGTTGGACTCACAAACCGAACGTCAGATTCAGGGGGCATTGGATAATATTGCGAAGGGTAGGACGACTATTACTATTGC CCATCGcctctccaccatcaccaaggCCAACCAGATTATCGTCTTGCACCAGGGACGTATTGTCGAGAAAGGAACGCATGAAGAGCTGTTAGCAGCGAATGGGATGTATAGTCAAATGTGGGCGAAGCAGACGAAagcgaaggagaaaaaggattcCAATGCGACTCTTGTGGAAGTTGCTTGA